Proteins from a genomic interval of Pseudodesulfovibrio nedwellii:
- a CDS encoding sensor domain-containing diguanylate cyclase, with product MSKTNDGKAAMSSYSNSLFIKFLARTLPPLLTAALLIMLFFGYTTQHDIRNEIDTDVEVFATSLSRILDDLMWNFQTEELVSALGTITSNPAMMGAQLFDQKDSSFLTYGVLPEEDPEILTIEQEIYKQQPDGSRIDLGRLEVYYSYADADKQFRQYITGQAIRFFLSILVFTIAGIYAYHSTIGTPLKKLLHAIRATEGTGQWAQVSWQSNDEIGEVISAHNSLIRHVSQKEAALADSKQRYRQLFDNALVGIYQVRPDGTIKEANKTIAEIMGYASVEEMNGENANLHYADITDREKLWTELNTTGEISNFQTRLLRKDGTIIWVEMSGRINPDDSFNGVLQDVTAQMEARKALKERDELHRAFFEDNKAVMLLHDPLDSNIQFVNPAACQYYGYSNEELTSMSIRDLDCMSDKEMFNELQKATTERRNYFKHCHTLKDGTKRHVEVFTGPVSLANRQLHYSIVLDVTEKRRLEAKLERMATRDQLTGAYNRHAFFQIARDEIVRTQRFNRSMAVLMFDLDHFKRVNDTYGHAIGDEVLRTFALRCRADLRQSDIFARLGGEEFAAILVETNEERAMEVAERIRSIAANKPIPTEEAKLIVTVSIGVASIQENDTVARILKRADAALYRAKESGRNSIVKE from the coding sequence GTGTCCAAGACAAACGACGGTAAGGCCGCTATGTCCTCTTATTCCAACTCACTCTTCATCAAATTTCTAGCGCGAACGCTTCCTCCTCTTCTTACGGCTGCCCTTCTTATAATGTTGTTCTTCGGATACACGACCCAGCATGACATCAGAAATGAAATCGATACCGACGTTGAGGTCTTCGCCACTTCCCTCAGTCGAATCCTTGACGATCTCATGTGGAATTTTCAAACTGAAGAGTTGGTCAGTGCTCTTGGAACTATTACCAGTAATCCGGCTATGATGGGTGCGCAACTGTTCGACCAGAAGGACAGCAGCTTCCTTACATACGGAGTGCTTCCCGAAGAAGATCCCGAGATCCTGACTATTGAACAAGAAATATACAAACAACAACCGGATGGGAGCCGCATTGATCTCGGCAGATTGGAAGTCTATTACTCTTACGCCGACGCGGACAAACAGTTCCGCCAATATATCACAGGACAGGCCATACGTTTCTTTCTGAGTATTCTCGTCTTCACCATTGCGGGCATATATGCTTACCACTCCACCATCGGCACCCCGCTCAAAAAGTTACTGCACGCTATCCGAGCCACTGAAGGGACCGGCCAATGGGCTCAGGTATCATGGCAAAGTAACGATGAAATCGGCGAAGTAATTTCAGCGCACAATTCATTAATACGACATGTCTCACAAAAAGAAGCGGCCTTGGCCGACAGTAAACAACGATATCGCCAACTTTTCGACAACGCGCTAGTCGGCATTTATCAAGTCCGTCCTGACGGCACTATCAAAGAAGCCAATAAGACTATCGCAGAAATCATGGGATACGCATCCGTCGAAGAAATGAACGGTGAAAATGCCAACTTGCATTATGCCGACATTACAGATCGAGAAAAACTCTGGACTGAACTCAACACCACAGGGGAGATCTCCAATTTCCAAACCAGACTGCTCCGCAAAGACGGAACTATCATCTGGGTCGAAATGAGTGGCAGAATTAACCCCGACGACTCCTTCAACGGTGTTCTTCAAGACGTTACAGCACAGATGGAAGCTCGAAAGGCATTGAAAGAACGAGATGAACTGCATCGAGCTTTTTTTGAAGACAACAAAGCGGTCATGCTGCTTCATGACCCCTTGGATTCAAACATCCAATTCGTCAACCCTGCGGCTTGCCAATACTATGGATATTCCAATGAAGAACTGACCTCCATGTCCATCCGCGACCTGGACTGCATGTCGGACAAGGAAATGTTCAACGAACTCCAGAAGGCGACCACAGAACGACGAAACTACTTCAAGCATTGCCACACACTCAAAGACGGCACCAAACGTCACGTCGAAGTCTTCACCGGGCCGGTATCTCTGGCCAACCGTCAACTGCACTACTCCATTGTCCTCGACGTAACCGAAAAACGTCGTTTGGAGGCCAAGCTTGAACGGATGGCCACCCGAGACCAACTCACCGGGGCATACAACCGTCACGCTTTTTTCCAAATCGCACGGGACGAAATTGTCAGAACGCAACGTTTTAATCGCTCCATGGCTGTGCTCATGTTTGACCTCGATCATTTCAAACGAGTCAATGACACTTACGGCCATGCTATCGGCGATGAAGTCTTGCGCACCTTTGCCCTACGTTGTCGAGCCGACCTGCGACAAAGCGATATCTTCGCACGTCTGGGCGGTGAAGAATTCGCCGCCATCCTTGTTGAGACAAATGAGGAGCGGGCTATGGAAGTAGCGGAACGCATCCGTTCCATTGCGGCCAACAAGCCTATCCCCACAGAAGAAGCAAAATTAATCGTCACGGTCAGCATAGGCGTTGCTTCCATTCAAGAAAATGATACTGTTGCCAGAATTCTCAAACGTGCGGACGCCGCTCTTTACAGGGCCAAAGAGTCCGGGCGCAACTCGATCGTTAAAGAGTAA
- a CDS encoding DMT family transporter encodes MMGYFWLAIAIVSEVTATLFLPACKGFTRVWPSLACATSYGLSFYFLSLVLNSVPVGVTYAIWSGAGIVLVGILGAYFYKQIPDVPAMIGMGLIIAGVAVMNLFSKTISH; translated from the coding sequence ATCATGGGATATTTTTGGTTGGCTATTGCCATTGTTTCCGAAGTTACCGCAACATTATTTCTTCCAGCGTGCAAAGGATTTACTCGGGTGTGGCCGAGCCTTGCCTGTGCCACGAGCTACGGGTTGTCTTTCTATTTTCTAAGTTTGGTGCTCAACTCGGTTCCTGTCGGCGTCACATACGCCATCTGGTCTGGTGCTGGCATTGTTCTCGTCGGTATTCTTGGAGCATATTTTTACAAGCAGATCCCTGATGTTCCAGCAATGATTGGTATGGGGCTGATTATTGCTGGTGTAGCAGTTATGAATTTGTTTTCGAAAACAATAAGTCATTAG
- a CDS encoding class I SAM-dependent methyltransferase, producing the protein MYLKELQENWNTFGEEDAMWSIYSTPEKKHNQWDERDFFRTGIQCITHLSTWMENNGLPKRRLTALDFGCGVGRLTQALCAHFDCCVGVDIAPSMIKQAKQLNKHGKHCVYRLNETDDLRVFPDESYDLIYTEHVLQHIHPQVALRYIAEFIRILRPEGLACFHCPSASATHAYPAEGIACSLDSTVNKIAMEHMGLVSIPVRVTNTGNHPIGVNKTTNAPARIWHHWANQNTGEMIQMHGYTNVPATLIEPGKSLEFEYKAASPPTPDTYELVLNPTNYFNIPLTDSINDLITLSVEVTPQPVKKSASQTGISSTKRPRSESHAIPIEAVTRVVELAGGRIVNVESSQVSPGSVVKTFYYATRS; encoded by the coding sequence GTGTACCTCAAAGAATTGCAAGAAAACTGGAATACTTTCGGTGAAGAAGACGCTATGTGGTCTATTTATTCCACACCAGAAAAAAAACATAACCAGTGGGATGAAAGAGATTTTTTCAGAACAGGCATCCAATGCATCACCCATCTTTCGACCTGGATGGAAAACAACGGGCTCCCCAAACGCCGCCTGACCGCTCTGGACTTCGGCTGTGGTGTTGGAAGATTGACACAAGCCCTTTGCGCACATTTTGACTGCTGTGTGGGGGTCGATATTGCCCCATCCATGATCAAACAGGCCAAACAACTCAACAAACACGGCAAACACTGTGTGTATCGACTCAATGAAACAGATGACCTGCGAGTCTTTCCTGATGAAAGCTACGACCTTATATACACGGAACATGTATTACAACACATACACCCTCAGGTAGCGCTCAGATACATTGCCGAATTTATCCGCATCCTTCGTCCTGAGGGCCTCGCCTGTTTCCACTGCCCGAGTGCCTCAGCCACACACGCCTATCCGGCTGAAGGCATCGCCTGCTCGCTCGATAGCACTGTCAACAAAATCGCCATGGAACACATGGGTCTGGTATCAATTCCAGTGCGCGTAACCAACACTGGCAACCATCCCATTGGTGTAAACAAAACAACTAATGCTCCGGCCAGAATTTGGCATCACTGGGCTAACCAGAACACTGGTGAAATGATACAGATGCACGGCTATACCAATGTCCCGGCCACGCTTATCGAACCGGGAAAATCTCTTGAATTTGAATACAAAGCTGCATCGCCACCGACACCCGACACCTATGAACTGGTCCTGAATCCGACCAATTATTTCAACATCCCACTCACTGATTCCATCAATGACTTAATTACTCTTTCCGTAGAAGTAACACCTCAACCTGTAAAAAAGTCCGCTTCTCAAACCGGAATATCTTCTACCAAAAGGCCGAGGAGTGAAAGTCACGCTATCCCGATCGAAGCGGTCACACGGGTCGTCGAACTGGCGGGTGGTCGCATAGTGAACGTGGAAAGTTCTCAGGTCTCCCCCGGATCTGTCGTGAAAACATTTTACTACGCCACTCGAAGCTAA
- a CDS encoding hydrogenase small subunit, giving the protein MKFSVGHGKEGAVERLEKRGVSRRDFMKFCGTVAAVMGMGPAFAPKVAEALTSDNRPDVVWLHNAECTGCSESILRTVEPYVDALILDYISLNYHETLMAAAGHAAEKALWDTVAGGNFVAVIEGGVPTAPAGTAMEPGAHGKVGGHTMLENTTKVVEAAAATITYGTCAAYGGVQKAAPNPTAAKGVGELFPGKAIINVPGCPPNPFSLVGTIVHFLTKGIPELDDVGRPVPFYGETVHDNCPRQEFFDNDQFAPSFGSEEARKGWCLRKLGCRGPETYNNCATVKFNQYNWPVQAGHPCIGCSQPDFWDGADWDGETHMYADLTEL; this is encoded by the coding sequence ATGAAATTTTCCGTAGGTCATGGCAAGGAAGGAGCCGTGGAACGGCTGGAAAAACGCGGTGTCTCTCGCCGTGATTTCATGAAGTTCTGCGGAACCGTGGCCGCAGTGATGGGCATGGGTCCGGCTTTCGCTCCGAAAGTCGCCGAAGCTCTCACAAGTGACAACAGGCCCGACGTCGTTTGGCTGCACAATGCTGAATGTACTGGTTGTTCCGAATCCATTCTGAGGACTGTCGAGCCTTATGTCGATGCCCTTATTCTGGACTACATCTCGCTGAACTACCATGAGACTCTCATGGCAGCAGCGGGCCACGCAGCTGAAAAAGCTCTGTGGGATACCGTCGCTGGCGGCAACTTTGTTGCAGTCATCGAAGGTGGCGTTCCCACCGCTCCGGCTGGAACAGCCATGGAGCCTGGTGCACACGGTAAGGTTGGCGGGCATACAATGCTCGAAAACACTACCAAGGTCGTTGAGGCCGCTGCCGCTACCATTACATACGGTACCTGTGCCGCCTACGGTGGCGTACAGAAAGCCGCTCCGAATCCGACTGCCGCAAAGGGCGTTGGTGAACTGTTCCCCGGTAAGGCCATCATTAACGTGCCTGGCTGTCCGCCGAACCCGTTCTCCCTGGTTGGTACAATCGTGCATTTCCTGACCAAGGGCATCCCGGAACTCGACGATGTCGGCCGTCCGGTACCCTTCTACGGTGAAACCGTGCATGATAACTGCCCCAGGCAGGAGTTCTTTGATAATGACCAGTTTGCACCTTCCTTCGGTTCCGAGGAAGCTCGCAAGGGCTGGTGTCTGCGTAAGCTCGGTTGTCGCGGTCCTGAGACCTACAACAACTGCGCTACAGTCAAGTTCAATCAGTATAACTGGCCTGTCCAGGCTGGCCACCCCTGCATCGGCTGTTCTCAGCCTGATTTCTGGGATGGTGCTGACTGGGATGGCGAAACTCACATGTACGCCGACCTCACCGAACTGTAA
- a CDS encoding SIR2 family NAD-dependent protein deacylase — protein sequence MEMVKALLDGSRNVVVLTGAGISAESGVPTFRGREGLWKNHRPEDLARADAFFQHPELVWEFYNWRRELLSECVPNPAHLALAEMERQIPNFLLITQNVDGLHAKAGSRKLMEMHGSLWQVKCTVCTHVHEDRSTLPELPECPVCGHLLRPGVVWFGEPLVPGVLKVAIDQISKADVFLSIGTSGLVQPAASFYQLAKDHGAVTVEINLEPTPNTGLMDFALHGKAGKILPELVVGM from the coding sequence ATGGAAATGGTGAAAGCTTTGCTCGATGGAAGCAGGAATGTGGTCGTGCTGACCGGAGCGGGGATTTCGGCTGAGAGTGGGGTCCCTACATTTCGAGGCCGTGAAGGATTGTGGAAGAACCACAGACCGGAAGATCTGGCAAGGGCTGACGCCTTTTTTCAGCATCCTGAATTGGTGTGGGAATTCTACAACTGGCGGCGTGAATTACTGAGTGAGTGTGTGCCCAATCCGGCTCATTTGGCACTTGCTGAGATGGAAAGACAAATACCGAATTTTCTTCTGATAACACAGAATGTCGATGGATTGCATGCGAAGGCCGGGAGCCGGAAGCTCATGGAGATGCATGGCAGTTTGTGGCAGGTGAAATGCACGGTGTGCACCCATGTTCACGAAGATAGATCGACGTTGCCGGAATTGCCAGAGTGTCCGGTGTGCGGCCATTTACTCAGGCCTGGTGTGGTCTGGTTCGGCGAACCCCTTGTGCCGGGGGTGCTGAAAGTCGCTATTGATCAAATCAGTAAGGCAGATGTCTTTTTGTCCATAGGAACATCAGGTCTGGTGCAACCGGCCGCGTCTTTCTATCAGTTGGCCAAGGACCATGGCGCTGTGACTGTGGAGATTAATCTGGAGCCGACACCGAACACCGGGTTGATGGATTTCGCTCTGCATGGAAAGGCGGGTAAGATTTTGCCTGAGTTAGTGGTAGGGATGTAA
- a CDS encoding nickel-dependent hydrogenase large subunit, with protein MSGCSPKAAPMAHGKHDVVVDPVTRIEGHLRVEAVVEDGKIVDVRSSSQLFRGLEIILKGRDPRDAQHFTQRSCGVCTYVHALASIRCVDNAVGVDKELPHNATIIRNLVMAAQFMHDHIVHFYHLHALDFVDVTGCLSADVDKTAEIAVAVSKTVRQDPKIVSSKEDLQKTKDTVKGIVDSGRLGIFTNAYFLGGHPAYVLPPEVNLLATNHYLNALHLQVKAARAMAVFGAKNPHTQFTVMGGVTCYEGLTDKYINDFLALYSDIMDFILDCYIPDLIAVASYYKDWASIGGTTNFMSFGEYPAQGGEADLNSRYVKPGVIMNRDFTNVQDFDPSMIEEHVKHSWYKEDSPKHPYAGVTDPMYTSLDDKTKYSWMKAPRYNGKAVEVGPLATCLVNYGKGQPEFVKYTNFVLEKLGVGAEALFSTLGRTGARGIECLVTALKTGDWVNDLKENVAKGNIDICKDWDMPAEAQGVGYVNAPRGALSHWMSIKDSKIDNFQLVVPSTWNLGPRCDNDIPGPTEEALLDNTPIADPERPVEILRTVHSYDPCIACGVHVIDNKTGNVKKFRIL; from the coding sequence ATGTCTGGTTGCTCCCCTAAAGCCGCCCCGATGGCGCACGGGAAACACGATGTCGTAGTTGACCCGGTCACTAGGATCGAAGGTCACCTTCGCGTTGAAGCCGTGGTCGAAGACGGCAAAATCGTAGACGTCCGCAGCAGCTCCCAGCTGTTCCGCGGTCTGGAGATCATCCTGAAAGGCCGTGATCCCCGCGATGCCCAGCACTTCACCCAGCGTTCTTGCGGTGTCTGCACTTACGTGCATGCACTCGCATCCATCCGCTGTGTTGACAACGCCGTTGGCGTTGATAAAGAACTGCCCCACAATGCTACTATCATCCGTAACTTGGTGATGGCTGCGCAGTTCATGCATGATCATATCGTGCATTTCTATCATCTGCATGCTCTTGACTTCGTCGATGTAACAGGTTGCCTGTCCGCCGACGTAGACAAGACCGCAGAAATCGCAGTTGCCGTTTCCAAGACTGTCCGTCAGGATCCGAAGATCGTTTCCAGCAAGGAAGACCTTCAGAAGACCAAGGACACCGTTAAGGGCATCGTCGACTCCGGTCGTCTCGGCATCTTCACCAACGCTTACTTCCTCGGTGGCCATCCGGCTTACGTCCTGCCGCCCGAAGTTAACCTGTTGGCTACCAATCACTATCTGAATGCTCTGCACCTGCAGGTCAAGGCCGCTCGTGCCATGGCTGTCTTTGGTGCAAAGAACCCGCATACCCAGTTTACTGTCATGGGCGGCGTGACCTGCTACGAAGGTCTCACCGACAAGTACATCAATGACTTCCTGGCTCTGTACTCTGACATCATGGACTTCATCCTTGATTGTTACATCCCTGACCTCATTGCTGTCGCCAGCTACTACAAAGACTGGGCTTCTATTGGTGGTACTACCAACTTCATGAGCTTCGGCGAATATCCCGCACAGGGCGGCGAAGCCGATCTGAACTCCCGCTATGTCAAGCCGGGCGTTATCATGAACCGTGACTTCACCAACGTGCAGGACTTTGATCCTTCCATGATCGAAGAACACGTCAAGCACTCCTGGTATAAGGAAGATTCTCCGAAGCATCCTTATGCAGGTGTCACTGATCCCATGTACACAAGCCTGGACGACAAGACCAAGTACTCCTGGATGAAGGCTCCTCGCTACAACGGCAAAGCCGTTGAGGTTGGCCCCCTGGCTACTTGCCTCGTTAACTACGGTAAAGGTCAGCCCGAATTCGTCAAGTACACCAACTTCGTACTTGAAAAACTCGGCGTGGGCGCAGAAGCTCTGTTCTCCACTCTCGGTCGTACCGGCGCTCGCGGCATTGAATGCCTCGTAACCGCCCTCAAGACTGGTGATTGGGTCAACGACCTGAAAGAAAACGTTGCCAAGGGCAATATCGACATCTGCAAGGATTGGGATATGCCCGCCGAAGCACAGGGTGTCGGTTACGTCAACGCTCCTCGTGGTGCTCTGAGCCATTGGATGAGCATTAAAGACAGCAAGATCGACAACTTCCAGCTCGTGGTTCCGTCCACCTGGAACCTCGGCCCCCGCTGTGACAATGACATTCCTGGTCCGACTGAAGAAGCTCTGCTGGACAACACACCGATCGCCGATCCGGAACGCCCGGTCGAGATCCTGCGTACCGTCCACTCCTATGACCCCTGCATCGCCTGTGGCGTGCATGTCATTGACAACAAGACCGGTAACGTCAAGAAGTTCCGTATCCTGTAG
- the icd gene encoding NADP-dependent isocitrate dehydrogenase — protein sequence MATKTIYYIEGDGIGPEVWKAGRPVLDAAVAKAYGSDKALDWQLLLAGEKAYAETGEHLPKATMETLAKADLAMKGPLNTPVGEGFRSLNVTMRQVFDLYACIRPIKYFKGIESPVKRPDLVDMVVFRENTEDVYAGIEYQSATPEAKKLIEFLVEEFGAKIDPTAGIGIKPITPAGSKRLVKKALDYAIAEGKPSVTLVHKGNIMKYTEGGFRAWGYELADEEYAGKIIREGEKGAGVILKDRIADAMFQNALMYPEQYSVLATTNLNGDYISDALAAQVGGLGLAPGVNMGDNLALFEPTHGTAPTIAGKDMANPGSLILSGAMMLEHIGWHEAAALIHKAVEAALTDKKVTVDLAAQINGATQVGCQEFGDILLNNL from the coding sequence TTGGCAACAAAAACTATATATTACATCGAAGGGGACGGCATCGGCCCTGAAGTATGGAAAGCTGGTCGCCCGGTTCTCGACGCCGCCGTGGCAAAAGCTTACGGCTCGGACAAAGCTCTCGACTGGCAGCTCTTGCTGGCTGGCGAAAAAGCCTACGCCGAAACCGGAGAGCACCTGCCCAAGGCCACCATGGAAACGCTCGCCAAGGCCGACCTCGCCATGAAAGGCCCGCTCAACACTCCCGTTGGTGAAGGGTTCCGCAGTCTGAACGTTACCATGCGTCAGGTCTTCGACCTTTATGCCTGCATCCGACCCATCAAATATTTCAAAGGAATCGAATCCCCTGTCAAACGGCCCGATCTGGTTGACATGGTTGTTTTCCGCGAAAACACCGAGGATGTCTACGCCGGTATTGAATACCAGTCCGCCACCCCGGAAGCCAAGAAGTTAATCGAGTTTCTGGTGGAAGAATTCGGCGCCAAAATTGACCCCACCGCAGGTATAGGCATCAAGCCCATCACCCCTGCCGGTTCCAAACGTCTCGTCAAAAAAGCCCTTGATTACGCCATTGCCGAAGGCAAACCGTCTGTAACCCTCGTTCATAAAGGCAACATCATGAAATACACCGAGGGCGGCTTCCGCGCTTGGGGGTATGAATTGGCAGACGAAGAATACGCAGGCAAAATCATACGCGAAGGCGAAAAAGGGGCCGGCGTTATCCTCAAGGATCGCATTGCCGACGCCATGTTCCAGAATGCGCTCATGTACCCTGAACAGTACTCGGTACTCGCTACTACCAACCTTAACGGCGACTACATTTCCGACGCACTAGCCGCACAGGTTGGAGGCCTCGGCCTTGCCCCCGGCGTTAATATGGGCGATAATCTGGCTTTATTCGAACCCACTCACGGCACGGCTCCAACTATCGCAGGCAAGGATATGGCCAACCCCGGCTCCCTGATCCTGTCCGGTGCCATGATGCTCGAACACATCGGTTGGCATGAAGCTGCCGCGCTCATTCACAAAGCCGTGGAAGCAGCATTAACCGACAAAAAAGTCACTGTGGATCTCGCTGCTCAAATCAACGGCGCCACTCAGGTCGGCTGTCAAGAATTCGGCGATATCCTGCTGAACAATCTCTAG
- a CDS encoding MTH1187 family thiamine-binding protein translates to MSVIIDFSIFPMDKGDKSLSPYVARALNIIEQSGLSYQLGPMGTSIEGEWEEVMAVVDACYQEIKDDSDRIFLNFKADCKKGRSNGLTNKVRSVQDKRR, encoded by the coding sequence ATGAGCGTCATCATCGATTTTTCCATTTTTCCCATGGACAAAGGGGACAAAAGCCTGAGTCCATATGTAGCACGAGCGCTTAACATCATTGAGCAATCCGGGCTGTCATACCAACTCGGCCCCATGGGTACATCCATTGAAGGAGAATGGGAAGAGGTCATGGCGGTTGTCGATGCCTGTTATCAAGAAATCAAAGATGATTCTGACCGTATTTTTCTGAACTTCAAAGCCGACTGCAAAAAAGGACGCAGCAACGGTCTCACCAACAAAGTGCGTAGTGTCCAAGACAAACGACGGTAA
- a CDS encoding HyaD/HybD family hydrogenase maturation endopeptidase has translation MPKNDKQILILGVGNVLYTDEGFGVRIAEELEQKYEFSPNVTVMDGGTLGLRLMGPIMDSDYLIIVDIVLNDGKPGEVFRLLGENLNKACAFKNSMHQTDLLDTLANCSIMGETPDDVILYGIEPFNFKDMSAALSPELETKLPEVIDAVLQEVKKAGGTYTSRSMTNPATEKIYVPRDTSRNS, from the coding sequence ATGCCTAAAAATGACAAACAAATTCTCATTCTGGGCGTCGGAAATGTCCTGTACACGGATGAAGGTTTCGGCGTTCGGATTGCTGAGGAACTTGAACAGAAGTATGAGTTTTCCCCCAATGTTACCGTCATGGACGGTGGCACCTTGGGACTGCGGCTCATGGGTCCGATCATGGATTCAGACTATCTGATCATCGTTGACATCGTCCTGAATGACGGCAAGCCCGGTGAAGTTTTCCGCCTACTCGGCGAAAATCTGAACAAGGCATGTGCCTTCAAGAACTCCATGCACCAGACTGACTTGCTCGACACGTTAGCGAATTGCAGTATCATGGGGGAAACACCGGATGACGTCATCCTTTACGGCATTGAACCGTTTAACTTCAAAGACATGTCTGCTGCGTTGTCACCAGAGCTTGAAACCAAGCTCCCCGAAGTGATTGATGCAGTCCTGCAAGAAGTAAAAAAAGCCGGTGGGACATATACGTCCCGTTCCATGACGAACCCTGCAACGGAGAAAATCTATGTGCCTCGCGATACCAGCCGAAATTCTTGA
- a CDS encoding HypC/HybG/HupF family hydrogenase formation chaperone produces MCLAIPAEILEISDGVATCKVGEGNTTVQASIMLMDEKVTIGDYIIIHAGFALRKLDPKEAQETLKILRDMVELMGGEKYQHDML; encoded by the coding sequence ATGTGCCTCGCGATACCAGCCGAAATTCTTGAAATATCTGACGGTGTTGCCACCTGCAAAGTGGGTGAAGGCAACACCACTGTCCAGGCTTCCATCATGTTAATGGACGAAAAAGTGACCATTGGTGATTACATCATCATTCACGCTGGCTTTGCCCTGCGCAAGCTCGATCCCAAAGAGGCGCAGGAAACATTAAAAATCCTGCGTGACATGGTAGAGCTTATGGGTGGCGAAAAATATCAGCACGACATGCTGTAA
- a CDS encoding sensor domain-containing diguanylate cyclase produces the protein MDLQKALARIEELEEQLELQRMLADNAFEAIGVFDDSLRCVAANKEVTTVLGYSPEEVPGIHLLDCMDKEYHTIVAENVHNNVTEPYMVYGKRKDGTTFPAEGRGRTVFFKDKRYRVASLHDITFRRTTHADLQIALHEMEIIFANTKVGLMFLKGGRYVRRVNQTMAEMFGYDSPDDMRGLNVRELHLSEKNFNEFGDIHFSSLAEGAQIHIEYRLRRKDNTAIWCSLSGQAVDTENPIDLNKGVLWVIDDISKQKAEEARLIQLATTDDLTGALSRSEFYRLAENIMENENRKTAGSALLMIDLDHFKKVNDTYGHDAGDAVLRTFARDCRMILRDKDLFTRLGGEEFAILLPDSDLGGAIIVAERLRRRIAASKVTTDNGDIFYTISIGVAGTGSHKINMEELLQRADKSLYDAKHEGRNRVIFYD, from the coding sequence ATGGATTTGCAAAAAGCCCTGGCACGTATAGAAGAACTCGAAGAACAGCTCGAATTACAACGAATGCTGGCAGACAATGCATTTGAAGCCATCGGCGTTTTTGATGACTCCCTGCGCTGCGTTGCGGCTAACAAAGAAGTTACTACAGTTCTCGGGTACTCCCCTGAAGAAGTACCAGGAATCCATCTCTTGGACTGTATGGATAAAGAATACCACACAATTGTGGCCGAAAACGTACACAACAATGTCACTGAACCATACATGGTCTATGGCAAGCGAAAAGATGGTACGACTTTTCCAGCTGAAGGCCGTGGCAGAACGGTCTTTTTCAAAGACAAACGGTATCGTGTAGCAAGCCTTCATGACATCACCTTCCGAAGAACAACCCACGCAGATCTCCAAATAGCCTTGCACGAAATGGAAATCATTTTCGCGAATACCAAAGTCGGCCTCATGTTCCTCAAAGGGGGACGATATGTACGACGGGTCAATCAAACCATGGCTGAAATGTTCGGTTATGATTCACCCGATGACATGCGTGGGCTTAATGTTCGAGAACTTCATCTTTCAGAAAAAAATTTCAATGAGTTTGGCGATATACATTTTTCTTCCTTAGCCGAAGGAGCACAGATTCATATCGAATATCGCCTGCGTAGGAAGGACAACACTGCCATCTGGTGCTCGCTTTCAGGGCAAGCCGTGGACACAGAAAACCCCATAGACCTCAACAAAGGCGTTCTCTGGGTCATTGATGATATTTCAAAACAAAAAGCCGAAGAAGCACGTCTGATTCAATTGGCAACAACAGATGATCTGACCGGTGCACTTTCCAGAAGTGAATTTTACCGACTGGCCGAAAACATTATGGAGAACGAGAATAGGAAAACGGCAGGAAGTGCCTTGCTCATGATCGACCTTGATCATTTCAAAAAGGTCAATGACACATACGGTCATGACGCAGGTGATGCCGTACTGCGAACTTTTGCCCGAGACTGTCGCATGATTCTCCGAGACAAAGACTTGTTCACCCGGCTTGGAGGCGAAGAATTTGCCATCCTGCTGCCTGATTCCGATCTTGGTGGGGCTATTATCGTGGCAGAACGATTACGCAGACGTATCGCCGCATCTAAAGTAACGACCGATAACGGCGATATTTTTTACACTATCAGTATTGGCGTTGCCGGAACCGGATCACACAAAATCAATATGGAAGAACTGCTCCAAAGAGCGGACAAGAGTCTGTATGACGCCAAACATGAAGGACGTAACCGAGTCATCTTCTATGATTAA